Part of the Pirellulales bacterium genome is shown below.
GAGGCGAGACGCCCCGCGTCGTCGAGGCGCCGGCAATTGTCGGCAGAGGCGTCATCGACGAATGGCACTTGGTTCTTGCTAAGCCCGTTGAGGATGGCCGGTTTGGCTGCGTGCTTTGGCACAACCTAGAGTTCCTGTCCGAACATGATCCGATGGCCGTCGACTGTGCGAACGCCAAACTCTCGCATGCCCCAGGGCTTGTCCGCAAGCGATTGCGTGAACTCCGCGCCCGCGGCCTGATACTCGGCGAACAACGCGGCAGCGTCCGAGACGGTGACGTAGCCGTACCACGAGTGGTCGCCAAGCTCCGCAGGCGGAACGGCGTCCGGGCACTCGCCGAGCATCACGCGAAAACTGCCGCGAGACAGAAACGTCCAGCCAGGCGCCGTAAAGTCGATGCCCAGACCGAGTACAGACGTGTAGTAATCCGTGGACTTGGCCAAGTCAAGGACGGCAAGCGTGTATCGAACCTTGGTGAAGTCGGGCATGTCCGTCCCCTCGCCGCGAACGACAATGTTGACGCCGAACG
Proteins encoded:
- a CDS encoding VOC family protein; its protein translation is MPDFTKVRYTLAVLDLAKSTDYYTSVLGLGIDFTAPGWTFLSRGSFRVMLGECPDAVPPAELGDHSWYGYVTVSDAAALFAEYQAAGAEFTQSLADKPWGMREFGVRTVDGHRIMFGQEL